A single Oncorhynchus mykiss isolate Arlee chromosome 22, USDA_OmykA_1.1, whole genome shotgun sequence DNA region contains:
- the rabl3 gene encoding rab-like protein 3 isoform X1 yields MASLDRVKVLVLGDSGVGKSSLVHLLCQNQVLGNPSWTVGCSVDVRVHDYKEGTPEEKTYYIELWDVGGSVGSTSSLKSTRAVFYNSVNGIVLVHDLTNKKSSQNLYRWSLEALNKDSSPTGVIVSNGDYDREQFADSSVPLLLIGTKFDQIPENKRNDVLTRTAFLSEDFNAEEINLDCTNQRYFAAGTSNAVKLSRFFDKVVEKRYFTRDPSQMTGFTERKRFNFKSVHYD; encoded by the exons ATGGCGTCTCTTGACAGAGTGAAGGTGCTAGTTTTGGGTGATTCAG GTGTTGGGAAGTCTTCACTCGTTCATCTGCTGTGTCAGAACCAAGTGTTGGGAAATCCATCATGGACTGTAGGCTGCTCCGTGGATGTACGG GTCCACGACTACAAGGAGGGCACTCCAGAGGAGAAGACCTATTACATTGAATTATGGGATGTTGGCGGCTCTGTGGGCAGTACCAGCAGTCTGAAAAGCACCAGAGCCGTTTTCTACAACTCTGTCAATG GTATTGTGTTAGTTCACGACCTAACGAACAAGAAATCCTCCCAGAATCTGTATCGCTGGTCCCTAGAAGCCTTGAACAAAGACTCCTCCCCAACGGGGGTAATCGTCTCAAATGG TGATTATGACAGAGAACAGTTTGCTGACAGCTCTGTGCCTTTGCTCCTGATCGGCACCAAGTTTGACCAGATCCCAGAGAACAAGAGGAATGATGTTCTCACCAGGACAGCTTTCCTGTCTGAAGACTTCAATGCGGAGGAGATCAACCTG GATTGCACCAACCAAAGATACTTTGCTGCAGGCACGTCCAACGCTGTGAAGTTGAGCAGATTCTTTGACAAG GTTGTAGAGAAGAGATACTTCACCAGAGACCCTAGTCAA atgACAGGTTTCACAGAGAGGAAACGCTTCAACTTCAAAAGCGTTCACTACGACTGA
- the rabl3 gene encoding rab-like protein 3 isoform X2 yields MASLDRVKVLVLGDSGVGKSSLVHLLCQNQVLGNPSWTVGCSVDVHDYKEGTPEEKTYYIELWDVGGSVGSTSSLKSTRAVFYNSVNGIVLVHDLTNKKSSQNLYRWSLEALNKDSSPTGVIVSNGDYDREQFADSSVPLLLIGTKFDQIPENKRNDVLTRTAFLSEDFNAEEINLDCTNQRYFAAGTSNAVKLSRFFDKVVEKRYFTRDPSQMTGFTERKRFNFKSVHYD; encoded by the exons ATGGCGTCTCTTGACAGAGTGAAGGTGCTAGTTTTGGGTGATTCAG GTGTTGGGAAGTCTTCACTCGTTCATCTGCTGTGTCAGAACCAAGTGTTGGGAAATCCATCATGGACTGTAGGCTGCTCCGTGGAT GTCCACGACTACAAGGAGGGCACTCCAGAGGAGAAGACCTATTACATTGAATTATGGGATGTTGGCGGCTCTGTGGGCAGTACCAGCAGTCTGAAAAGCACCAGAGCCGTTTTCTACAACTCTGTCAATG GTATTGTGTTAGTTCACGACCTAACGAACAAGAAATCCTCCCAGAATCTGTATCGCTGGTCCCTAGAAGCCTTGAACAAAGACTCCTCCCCAACGGGGGTAATCGTCTCAAATGG TGATTATGACAGAGAACAGTTTGCTGACAGCTCTGTGCCTTTGCTCCTGATCGGCACCAAGTTTGACCAGATCCCAGAGAACAAGAGGAATGATGTTCTCACCAGGACAGCTTTCCTGTCTGAAGACTTCAATGCGGAGGAGATCAACCTG GATTGCACCAACCAAAGATACTTTGCTGCAGGCACGTCCAACGCTGTGAAGTTGAGCAGATTCTTTGACAAG GTTGTAGAGAAGAGATACTTCACCAGAGACCCTAGTCAA atgACAGGTTTCACAGAGAGGAAACGCTTCAACTTCAAAAGCGTTCACTACGACTGA